Genomic DNA from Neorhodopirellula lusitana:
AATCTGGAAGGCAAAACCGAAGGCGAATACTTACCGGATAGATGCGCCGACGAGTGCATCGATTTCATTACCTCTGCCAAAGCGGACGGTAACCATCCATTCTTCCTTTGCTGGTGTAATTACTCGGTTCACTATCCCTTTCAAGCTCCCGCCGATTTGATTGCGAAATACGAAAAACGCACAGGGCCGGGTGTCGAGAATCCGACTTACGCAGCGATGATCGAGGGCATGGACACTGCAATCGGCAAGCTGCTCGATGCAATCGATCAGCAGGGTTTAGACGAGGACACGTTGGTGATCTTTACGTCGGACAACGGACCGTTTGACGCGAACGTTGATCCACTTCGGGAAGAAAAGGGGTTTTTGTACGAAGGCGGTATTCGAGTCCCGATGATCGTTCGCTGGCCCGGTCATGTTAGCGCGGGCACGCGAACCGCGACGCCAACGATCACCATGGATATTCATGCAACGATTCTTGACGTTACGAATCTGAAAGCCGATTCGTCCAATACGCCCGATGGAATCTCTTTGTTGCCGCTCCTAGAAAACGAATCCGAATTGAAACGTGAATCGATCTACTTCCACTATCCCAATTACGCCTTTCACAAACAGAATCGACTCGGAAGTGCAGTTCGATCGGGTGACTACAAATTGATCAAGTACTACGACGATGACTCCGTTGAGCTCTACAACCTCAACGAAGACATCAGCGAGTCGCAAAATCTCGCTAAGCAGATGCCTGAGAAGGCTGACAAACTTCGCGCAAGGCTGGAGGCATGGTTGAAGGAGACCAATGCCAGCCAGCCACAACACGCGAAATGATCTCCAGTCAACTGGCGAATCCTGATCATCCAATACGAAGCTGGGGCTTTCGTCCCGGCTATTTGGCTCTAGCGGTTCTCGCCTTCCGTGACCGCATTCTCCACCGTTTGGTTCTGGCTCGCATCTCGGCTAATTGCTTGTTGCGTTCAGGATCATCTGCAAGATTCGTCGGTTGATTCGGGTCCTCTTGCAGGTCATGCACACACTTGCCAATTGACGTCTGTTCGTAGTCGCTCGCGTCGATGCTTCACGCCGCAGTCATCTTCTCATTGGGCAATGCGGTCATCCGGCAACCTGTCAGGTGAGTAGCACGAGTATCTTTTGGCAATGCTAACCATCTCCCGTCGTAGAGAGTTTTCGCAGATCATTGGTCGGTAACATTTTGGGCCAATGCTTCGACCTCCGTGAAGTACGCCCCGCCCGCTTTCCCGTTTGCGTCGTAAAGATAGGTCACTAGCTCCGTGGCACCAGCGGGGAGGTCCAGCTCGAAAACAATCCCCTTGCTAGGCTTTGTAACGGCAACTTCTTTAGTTTTGCCAGCGATTTCGATTCTTGCCCTGACGGCAACCACGGGTTGGTCAGCTTCCGCCGGGTACTGCCGAAGCGTGATCCTGTAAGGGCCAGCATGCTGAACTTCTAGCATCCAGGGGCCCGTGACTTTTGGCAGTCGTCGGATCGATGCAAAATTCCATGGGGGATTTCCCTTTGGCATGAACCAGTCTTGCGAACTGAGTACGGTAGGATTGTCGGCGGGATTTCCAATGTCGATCCGGACAGGAGTCAACCGCGGTGAAACCTTCTCCCAAAATGGCTCATACTGCTTCCGCAGTTTGGCCACCACATCGGGATGGTTACTCGCAACGTTCTTGCGTTGAGCGGGATCGGCCTTGATGTCAAATAATCCTAGCCCATCTGAATTCACCAATCGCCAGCGCTCGGTCATCACGACGGTGTACTCAAAGGGTTGGGAAGGCAACGTTTTCGCTCCCGCTCCACCATGGAATTGCACGATGTGATGATCCCGTGCCCACGCTGAAGTCGACCCCGTTTGTTCGGAACCACTCAGCAGCGGTTCGAGCGAAACACCGTCGGGTTCATAGTCTGCGTTAACTGGAATATCGCATAGATCGGCGAGTGTCGGCAGCAAATCGATGTGCGCTGCGAGAGTCGTCATATCCTTGCCACCGCTCAAGCCGCCCTTGGGCCAGTGGATAAAGAACGGTACACGATGGCCACCTTCATAAACCGAAGATTTCTTTCCTCGCATTCCTGCGTTGTAACCGACAAGCGGTTCTGAATCCAAACCTTTAAATTTTCCACCCGCAGCGGTCCCATTGTCTGTCATGAATATTAGGATCGTATCTTCCGCCAACCCAAGGTTGCGTAACCGTTCTCGTAGTATCCCCATGTTGTGATCGATGTTCGCGATCATCCCATAGAAGTTTGGGTTGGCGACCGCCTTGTTGTCCTGATATGGCTGTGCCCATTCCTCGGGCACTCGATAAGGACCGTGTGGGGCGTTGAGGGCGAGATACAGGAAAAACGGCTTGTCCTTGTTCTGTTCGACAAAGCGGAGGCCCTCGCGAAACCAGACGTCCGTGCAATAGCCTTCGAACTGTTCAAACTCTCCGTTGCGTTCGTAGATGTCGTCGAAGTAGTCGTTGCCCCAGTGATCCGAAGCCTGACCCACTCCGCCGCAACGATGCCAAACCACATCCTGAAAGCCGCGATCTTGCGGTCGATGCGGAGCGTTGTCACCAAGGTGCCACTTG
This window encodes:
- a CDS encoding sulfatase — translated: MQKFRFEYLAASLLALCTFSATASGNESESNERPPNVVLIMADDLGWKDLHCYGNEEVDTPHLDHLAQQGLLFTDAYSAAPVCTPTRAALMTGESPARLNITNHAGGHPNNFQKPGTDLITPTWLRHLPLERVTLAEQLKAAGYATGFVGKWHLSHRSRSTSSTDADLPTEPELRPEHQGFDINIGGCRFGGPPSYFSPYGIPNLEGKTEGEYLPDRCADECIDFITSAKADGNHPFFLCWCNYSVHYPFQAPADLIAKYEKRTGPGVENPTYAAMIEGMDTAIGKLLDAIDQQGLDEDTLVIFTSDNGPFDANVDPLREEKGFLYEGGIRVPMIVRWPGHVSAGTRTATPTITMDIHATILDVTNLKADSSNTPDGISLLPLLENESELKRESIYFHYPNYAFHKQNRLGSAVRSGDYKLIKYYDDDSVELYNLNEDISESQNLAKQMPEKADKLRARLEAWLKETNASQPQHAK
- a CDS encoding arylsulfatase, which translates into the protein MMTIKHAILAALLCIAGLAAFPSFASAESKPNVILVMTDDQGYGDLGCHGNPILKTPNIDAMYSESIRFTDFHVSPFCTPTRAALMTGNHPGYTGAYRTSSGRTMLHRDEKTMANLFAENGYATGMVGKWHLGDNAPHRPQDRGFQDVVWHRCGGVGQASDHWGNDYFDDIYERNGEFEQFEGYCTDVWFREGLRFVEQNKDKPFFLYLALNAPHGPYRVPEEWAQPYQDNKAVANPNFYGMIANIDHNMGILRERLRNLGLAEDTILIFMTDNGTAAGGKFKGLDSEPLVGYNAGMRGKKSSVYEGGHRVPFFIHWPKGGLSGGKDMTTLAAHIDLLPTLADLCDIPVNADYEPDGVSLEPLLSGSEQTGSTSAWARDHHIVQFHGGAGAKTLPSQPFEYTVVMTERWRLVNSDGLGLFDIKADPAQRKNVASNHPDVVAKLRKQYEPFWEKVSPRLTPVRIDIGNPADNPTVLSSQDWFMPKGNPPWNFASIRRLPKVTGPWMLEVQHAGPYRITLRQYPAEADQPVVAVRARIEIAGKTKEVAVTKPSKGIVFELDLPAGATELVTYLYDANGKAGGAYFTEVEALAQNVTDQ